From a region of the Leptospira venezuelensis genome:
- a CDS encoding ArsR/SmtB family transcription factor, whose amino-acid sequence MNHALSQSSRLDATFAALSDPTRRAILSRLANGEVSVMDLAKPFSMSQPAISKHLKVLERAGLISGIKDAQKRLRKLEAKPLEEATEWLENYRKFWEGRFNQLDSLIEELKLSKQPSRKRKNKKRSIE is encoded by the coding sequence ATGAATCATGCACTTAGTCAGTCTTCTCGATTGGACGCTACATTTGCCGCCCTCTCAGACCCTACCAGACGGGCAATCCTCTCACGTTTAGCGAATGGAGAGGTTTCCGTAATGGATTTGGCAAAACCGTTTTCCATGAGCCAACCAGCAATTTCAAAACATTTAAAAGTTTTAGAAAGAGCCGGACTCATCTCGGGAATCAAGGATGCCCAGAAAAGATTACGCAAATTAGAAGCCAAACCATTGGAAGAAGCTACCGAATGGTTAGAAAATTATAGAAAATTCTGGGAAGGAAGATTCAACCAATTGGATTCACTTATAGAAGAATTAAAACTTTCTAAACAACCTTCCCGAAAACGTAAGAATAAAAAAAGGAGTATAGAATGA
- a CDS encoding DJ-1/PfpI family protein, translated as MEQISVHILAFNEVEVLDLSGPYEVFSITENENKEKLFKVSIVAEKKELLHARNRFPVFPHLILEEAGIPDILIIPGGYGAEEIEIHNKKLISWIKEMEPKVKILASICTGAFLLAEAGILDGMEVTTHWMDQETLWKNYPKIKNVANEKFIDHGHILTSGGVSRGILMSLHLVEKLVGRKIAEFTARRMEFDSYQ; from the coding sequence ATGGAGCAGATTAGCGTTCATATTTTAGCATTTAATGAAGTGGAAGTTTTGGATCTCTCAGGTCCTTACGAAGTATTTTCCATCACTGAAAATGAAAATAAGGAGAAATTATTCAAAGTTTCTATAGTTGCTGAAAAGAAGGAACTCCTACATGCAAGGAACCGATTTCCAGTTTTTCCTCATCTTATCTTAGAAGAAGCAGGGATTCCGGATATTTTAATCATCCCCGGGGGATACGGAGCAGAAGAAATCGAGATACATAATAAGAAGTTGATCTCTTGGATTAAAGAGATGGAGCCTAAGGTAAAGATCTTAGCCTCTATCTGCACTGGTGCGTTTTTGCTCGCCGAAGCAGGGATCTTGGACGGAATGGAAGTCACCACTCATTGGATGGACCAAGAAACTCTTTGGAAGAACTATCCTAAAATCAAAAATGTCGCTAACGAAAAATTTATAGATCATGGACATATTTTAACTTCTGGAGGAGTTTCCAGAGGGATCTTGATGTCTTTACATTTGGTCGAAAAATTAGTAGGTAGAAAGATTGCTGAGTTTACCGCAAGAAGAATGGAATTCGACTCGTATCAGTGA
- a CDS encoding SRPBCC family protein encodes MSSFVGTLKVEAKGDREIVMTREFNAGKDLVFDCFTKPELIKRWLYGPDGWSLDVCTVDLKVGGKYRYVWKYLKDGSTMGAGGTYKEISGPDKLVQTESFDEAWYPGEALLTTTFVEKSGRTYITINVLYESKEGRDTVIKSPMEGGASQSYNRLETLLNTLSQNL; translated from the coding sequence ATGAGTAGCTTTGTTGGAACTTTAAAGGTAGAAGCTAAAGGAGACAGAGAGATTGTGATGACCCGCGAATTTAATGCGGGCAAAGATCTAGTTTTCGACTGTTTTACAAAACCTGAATTAATCAAACGCTGGTTATACGGTCCAGACGGTTGGAGTTTAGATGTATGTACAGTGGATCTAAAAGTTGGCGGAAAGTATAGATATGTTTGGAAATATCTAAAAGACGGATCAACAATGGGAGCCGGAGGAACTTATAAAGAAATTTCAGGACCAGACAAACTAGTTCAGACCGAATCATTTGATGAAGCTTGGTATCCTGGAGAAGCTTTGCTTACTACAACATTTGTTGAAAAATCTGGAAGAACATATATTACGATCAATGTTTTATATGAAAGTAAAGAAGGTAGAGATACAGTTATAAAATCTCCAATGGAAGGCGGAGCTTCTCAAAGCTATAATCGTCTGGAAACATTACTGAATACTCTTTCGCAAAACTTATAA
- a CDS encoding glycoside hydrolase family 3 protein, which yields MFKRLLVAGITAAFLLFLFFWLGQFRSELQAQEIQEGMLRQAEEITSKLNAEELVGQVIHVAIPGTVLDPIAKKEIETIKPGGVILFGRNLGSKSEIKSLNKDLQTSALENTGLPLLISVDQEGGRVIRVKDGVTQFPGAMALGQTKDKDMAKKVGFVTSYQLRKLGLNFLFAPDMDINNNPFNPVINTRSLGSNLETVLNAGVSFEEGARLGGSIPVIKHFPGHGDTNVDSHLGLPKIEKTLEELKSFELIPFQTAIQNGADAIMSAHIVYPKIDPNFPATLSSKILGDLLRKEFQYQGLIITDAMEMDAIDEHYQKEDPGVLALIAGADIILMTSWGPTTQSMRDQILKAYKKGTLVREGKDLLKEAVKRQIYYKLKYGIISEFGELAKNGRASSIFPKELPEILKNHFSEQDKNREILFSQYYQETLNRDVSRKAIVSFPKTFLPESATIENTVFYLKGEEFLSDLKARSISNSDLATLRKKLEKKEVKRAVLNSFTQTELDLAGSLAQKFPEAEIVCLHYGTPFLDLPDFSNLKILFSFSPTPESKKALLYSVLDRKNEIPLVDLILKPNPKKSSASAEMEEDSVTKNTK from the coding sequence ATGTTCAAACGGTTACTAGTCGCAGGCATTACCGCCGCTTTCTTACTTTTCTTATTCTTTTGGTTGGGCCAATTTAGAAGTGAACTCCAAGCCCAGGAAATCCAAGAAGGAATGCTTCGTCAAGCTGAGGAGATTACTTCTAAACTTAATGCAGAAGAATTAGTAGGACAGGTCATCCATGTTGCGATCCCTGGAACCGTTTTAGATCCAATCGCTAAAAAAGAAATCGAAACAATCAAACCTGGTGGAGTGATCTTATTCGGAAGAAACCTAGGCTCCAAATCGGAGATCAAATCTTTGAATAAGGATCTTCAGACAAGTGCATTAGAAAATACTGGATTACCATTACTTATCTCAGTAGACCAAGAAGGCGGAAGAGTGATCCGAGTGAAAGATGGAGTCACTCAATTCCCTGGCGCAATGGCACTTGGCCAAACCAAAGACAAGGACATGGCAAAAAAAGTAGGCTTTGTCACTTCTTACCAATTAAGAAAACTTGGACTGAATTTTTTATTCGCTCCAGATATGGACATCAATAATAATCCGTTTAATCCGGTAATCAATACAAGATCATTAGGAAGTAATTTAGAAACTGTATTAAACGCGGGAGTTTCATTTGAAGAAGGAGCAAGACTTGGCGGCTCCATTCCTGTAATCAAACATTTCCCTGGACATGGGGACACCAATGTGGATAGTCATTTAGGACTTCCTAAAATAGAAAAAACATTGGAAGAGCTTAAAAGTTTCGAACTTATTCCATTCCAAACTGCAATCCAAAATGGTGCAGATGCGATTATGAGCGCACATATAGTGTATCCAAAGATTGATCCAAATTTCCCTGCTACTCTTTCTTCTAAAATTTTAGGAGATCTACTTCGCAAAGAATTCCAATACCAAGGATTAATCATCACTGATGCGATGGAAATGGATGCGATAGACGAACATTATCAAAAAGAAGATCCAGGAGTATTGGCTTTAATTGCAGGTGCAGATATTATCCTAATGACTAGCTGGGGTCCAACTACTCAATCTATGAGAGATCAGATCTTAAAGGCTTACAAAAAAGGAACCTTAGTCAGAGAAGGAAAAGATCTTTTAAAAGAAGCAGTCAAAAGACAAATTTATTATAAACTAAAATATGGGATCATCTCAGAGTTTGGCGAACTTGCTAAAAACGGAAGAGCGAGCTCGATATTCCCAAAAGAACTTCCCGAAATATTAAAAAATCATTTTTCCGAGCAAGACAAGAATAGAGAAATTTTATTCTCCCAATATTACCAGGAGACATTGAATAGAGATGTAAGCAGAAAGGCAATTGTCTCCTTTCCTAAAACTTTTCTTCCTGAAAGTGCAACCATCGAAAATACTGTTTTCTATTTAAAGGGAGAAGAATTTCTCTCTGATCTAAAAGCCCGTTCTATTTCGAATTCAGACCTTGCCACTCTTCGTAAAAAATTAGAGAAAAAAGAAGTTAAACGTGCGGTCCTAAATTCATTCACTCAAACTGAATTAGATTTAGCCGGCTCTCTCGCTCAGAAATTTCCGGAAGCAGAGATTGTATGTTTACATTACGGAACCCCATTCTTAGATCTTCCGGACTTTTCCAATCTGAAAATATTATTCTCCTTCTCTCCTACTCCTGAATCCAAAAAGGCACTATTGTATTCTGTGTTAGATAGAAAGAATGAGATTCCACTTGTGGATCTTATCTTAAAACCGAATCCTAAGAAATCTTCCGCGTCCGCAGAAATGGAAGAAGACTCGGTAACTAAAAATACAAAATAA
- a CDS encoding radical SAM protein, translated as MDIVDAYGRKFEVLRVSVTSSCGFGCVYCAPGTALNGEGANGSFLSAELLHKNILLLSRKISIKEIHLTGGEPTLHKDLPSLVRVAKEQKIPNIALTSNGFFRDGLIKDLRLAGLDRMNFSLDSLSQESFSLISGKNLPVIRLLNRIEEAIQEGLEVKLNCTVLKGYNEEQIRPILHWAGERNLPIRYLELMKMGPLRSKHSELFFSAAKIKEELSQEFDFEPENTPIESTAKYYHTSENYRFGIIANHTEPFCDGCNRLRMDHLGKIYGCLSDFRSFPVSEDESELENSLDLAMKTKKTEFTGSELSMKYIGG; from the coding sequence TTGGACATCGTGGATGCTTACGGTCGAAAATTCGAAGTGCTTAGAGTGAGTGTTACATCCTCTTGCGGATTCGGCTGTGTATATTGTGCTCCCGGCACTGCGTTAAATGGAGAAGGAGCAAATGGTTCTTTCTTAAGCGCGGAACTTCTTCATAAAAATATACTTCTTCTTTCCCGTAAAATTTCTATCAAAGAGATCCATTTGACAGGTGGAGAGCCGACTCTTCATAAAGATCTTCCGAGTCTTGTTCGAGTTGCTAAAGAACAGAAGATCCCCAATATCGCTCTGACCTCTAACGGTTTTTTTAGAGATGGTTTGATTAAGGATCTGAGGTTGGCAGGGCTTGACAGAATGAATTTCTCCTTGGATTCACTGTCCCAGGAATCCTTTTCTTTGATCTCGGGAAAAAATCTTCCTGTAATTCGTTTATTAAATAGGATAGAAGAAGCCATACAAGAAGGACTGGAAGTAAAATTAAACTGCACTGTATTAAAAGGTTATAATGAAGAACAAATCCGTCCTATTCTTCATTGGGCGGGAGAAAGAAATCTTCCGATCCGCTATTTGGAACTCATGAAGATGGGGCCTCTTCGATCAAAACATTCAGAGTTATTTTTCTCCGCTGCAAAAATAAAAGAAGAGTTGAGTCAGGAATTTGATTTTGAACCTGAGAATACTCCGATTGAATCCACCGCAAAATATTATCACACTTCAGAAAACTATAGATTCGGAATTATTGCAAATCATACGGAACCTTTTTGTGATGGTTGTAATCGTCTTAGGATGGATCATTTGGGTAAAATTTACGGATGTTTAAGTGATTTTCGTTCTTTTCCAGTTTCAGAAGATGAATCAGAGTTAGAGAATTCCTTAGATCTGGCAATGAAAACCAAAAAAACCGAGTTTACCGGAAGTGAAC
- a CDS encoding molybdopterin oxidoreductase family protein, with amino-acid sequence MCGLRLEIENDVVVAVRGDKDDKFSRGHLCAKGPELKNLYEDPDRLKFPLKRTEKGWEKVNWVTALTDIATKLVAIQNKYGNDSIAVYSGNPSVHNYGSMLFGQRFIGRLRTKNNYSATSVDQLPHQLLSYWMFGHQLLVPIPDIDRTNFFLILGGNPFASNGSLMTVPDVKKRLKEIQERGGKYVVIDPRKTETAIHADEHHFILPGTDAFFLLSIIDVLFKKNLTKTNSLIKEEDLLKLKSIAAKYPAAETEKLTGISADTVERIALEFSKANGAVCYGRVGVSTQAFGALCQWLINSINCITGNMDSVGGAMFTLPAVDMIDPKGVMKSSPGSFHTYGSRVRDLPEFNEELPVAALAEEILTPGQGQVKALVTSAGNPVLSTPNGSQLEKAISNLEFMVSVDFYLNETTKHAHYILPPSSALEHDHYDLVFNVFAVRNTVRYNQPAFEPEDGMLHDWEIFSDLTKRIELLKSEKPLPKELIKTKITPSAIIDHALKSGPYGEKSGSPVGMSLELLKNSPHGVDLGALKPCFPNRLWTEDKMIALVPKEVVSDLDRLAKYGQKLLEDKKENGSFLLIGRRHLRNNNSWMHNLPKLMTGKDRCTLMIHPEDANLLGIKEEEEVLVESRVGKIGLPVEITDEMMRGVVSIPHGFGHAKEGVSLQVASKFAGSSINDLTDDQVLDELSGNAAFSGIPVSLSKKSA; translated from the coding sequence ATGTGCGGACTCAGACTCGAGATCGAGAACGATGTAGTAGTCGCAGTAAGAGGAGATAAAGACGATAAGTTCAGTAGGGGACATCTTTGCGCCAAAGGGCCGGAACTTAAAAATTTATACGAAGATCCAGACAGACTTAAATTTCCTTTAAAACGTACAGAAAAAGGTTGGGAGAAGGTGAACTGGGTCACGGCTCTCACTGATATCGCTACAAAACTTGTAGCGATCCAAAATAAATACGGAAACGATTCCATTGCAGTATATAGCGGAAATCCAAGTGTTCATAATTATGGTTCCATGTTATTTGGCCAAAGATTTATAGGAAGATTAAGAACGAAAAATAATTATTCTGCAACTTCTGTAGACCAACTTCCTCACCAATTACTTTCTTATTGGATGTTTGGTCATCAACTTCTGGTCCCAATTCCTGATATAGATAGAACCAATTTCTTTTTAATCTTAGGTGGAAACCCATTTGCATCTAATGGAAGTTTAATGACTGTCCCTGATGTAAAAAAGAGACTCAAAGAGATCCAGGAAAGAGGTGGAAAATACGTAGTTATAGATCCAAGAAAAACTGAAACTGCAATCCATGCTGACGAGCATCATTTTATTCTTCCAGGTACGGATGCATTTTTCTTACTTTCTATTATAGATGTATTATTTAAGAAAAACTTAACGAAGACAAATTCTCTAATCAAAGAAGAAGATTTACTAAAATTAAAATCAATCGCTGCAAAGTATCCTGCCGCTGAAACAGAAAAGTTAACCGGGATTTCTGCAGACACGGTAGAGAGAATTGCTCTTGAATTTTCCAAAGCGAATGGCGCAGTATGTTATGGTCGTGTAGGAGTTTCTACACAGGCATTCGGAGCACTTTGCCAATGGTTAATCAATTCTATTAACTGTATTACGGGAAATATGGACTCAGTAGGTGGTGCGATGTTTACACTTCCCGCCGTGGATATGATAGATCCTAAAGGAGTAATGAAAAGTTCCCCTGGTAGTTTTCACACGTACGGTTCAAGAGTTAGAGACTTACCTGAATTTAACGAGGAATTACCAGTTGCTGCACTTGCAGAAGAAATTTTAACACCTGGACAAGGCCAAGTGAAAGCACTTGTTACTTCTGCGGGAAATCCAGTGCTTTCTACTCCGAACGGTTCTCAATTAGAAAAAGCAATTTCTAATCTGGAATTTATGGTAAGCGTGGACTTTTATCTGAATGAAACAACAAAACATGCGCATTATATTCTTCCGCCTAGTTCTGCCTTAGAACATGACCATTATGATTTAGTTTTTAATGTTTTTGCTGTAAGGAACACTGTCAGATATAACCAACCTGCATTCGAGCCGGAAGATGGAATGCTTCACGATTGGGAAATTTTTTCGGATCTAACGAAAAGAATAGAACTTTTAAAGTCCGAAAAGCCTCTACCTAAAGAATTGATCAAAACAAAGATCACACCTTCTGCGATCATTGACCATGCTTTGAAATCAGGACCATATGGAGAAAAATCAGGATCTCCGGTCGGAATGAGTTTGGAACTTTTAAAAAATAGTCCCCATGGTGTAGATCTTGGAGCACTAAAGCCATGTTTTCCGAATAGGCTTTGGACGGAAGATAAGATGATAGCACTTGTTCCTAAGGAAGTAGTTTCCGATTTGGATCGATTAGCCAAATACGGACAAAAACTTCTCGAAGACAAAAAAGAAAATGGATCTTTCTTACTAATAGGCAGAAGACATTTAAGAAATAATAATTCATGGATGCATAATCTTCCAAAACTAATGACCGGAAAAGATAGATGTACACTCATGATCCATCCGGAAGATGCCAACTTACTCGGTATTAAAGAAGAAGAGGAAGTTCTTGTGGAATCCAGAGTAGGTAAGATCGGATTACCGGTAGAAATTACGGATGAGATGATGAGGGGAGTGGTGAGTATCCCTCATGGATTCGGACATGCAAAAGAAGGAGTGTCTTTACAAGTTGCTTCTAAATTTGCTGGATCAAGTATCAACGATCTAACTGACGATCAGGTTTTGGATGAACTTTCTGGAAATGCTGCATTTAGCGGCATTCCAGTTTCGTTGAGTAAAAAATCCGCTTAA
- a CDS encoding arylesterase, with protein sequence MSRLSYYGFFSILVIFCFVASCNKEGSEQEPKVSPKMETKTNGKKILFFGDSLTAGYGLNGPEESFAHLAYLELQKKYPDLGYVNAGVSGDTTSGGLARLDWVLNTKYDVLVLELGANDSLRGLPTKMTEENLTRIIRDARSKYPSIKILLIGMRTLPNMGPQYAKEFATLFPRVAKKEKTEFMPFLLEGVAGDRRLNQDDGIHPTAEGHKILSKHLVPYLNKLLK encoded by the coding sequence ATGAGCCGTTTATCATATTATGGATTTTTTAGTATTTTAGTAATCTTTTGCTTTGTTGCTTCTTGCAATAAAGAAGGTTCCGAACAAGAACCAAAGGTTTCTCCTAAGATGGAAACAAAAACAAACGGCAAGAAGATCCTATTTTTCGGAGACAGTTTGACTGCTGGCTATGGGTTGAATGGGCCAGAAGAATCATTTGCTCATTTGGCATATTTAGAACTTCAAAAAAAATATCCTGATCTAGGATATGTAAATGCAGGTGTGAGCGGAGACACTACCTCAGGCGGGCTTGCAAGACTCGATTGGGTTTTGAATACTAAATATGATGTACTCGTATTGGAATTGGGAGCAAACGATTCTTTGAGAGGGCTGCCTACAAAGATGACGGAAGAGAATCTAACAAGGATCATTCGAGATGCGAGGTCCAAATACCCGTCTATTAAAATTCTATTAATTGGAATGAGAACACTTCCGAATATGGGTCCTCAGTATGCAAAAGAATTTGCGACTCTCTTTCCAAGAGTAGCTAAGAAAGAAAAAACAGAGTTTATGCCATTCTTACTGGAAGGAGTTGCCGGAGATCGTAGATTGAACCAAGACGATGGGATCCATCCAACTGCTGAAGGCCATAAGATACTCTCCAAACACCTGGTTCCTTATTTAAACAAACTATTGAAATAG
- a CDS encoding VOC family protein: protein MQKAIPFLMFDKGLEEALQFYSSIFKNMKIENLTKLGGDMSSAKFEIEGQKFLAFTGGPHFKFTEAFSIYISAETQAEIDDLYEKLSAGGSKQPCGWVKDKFGLSWQIIPPILEKYLYDKNQEKAGRVTQAMLQMHKIEISKLQEAYDKN from the coding sequence ATGCAAAAAGCAATTCCATTTTTAATGTTCGATAAGGGTTTAGAAGAGGCTCTCCAATTCTATTCTAGTATATTCAAAAATATGAAAATAGAAAATCTCACAAAACTAGGCGGAGATATGTCTTCTGCCAAGTTTGAGATAGAAGGCCAAAAATTTTTGGCTTTTACAGGAGGCCCACATTTTAAATTTACCGAGGCGTTTTCCATCTATATCAGTGCAGAAACCCAGGCAGAGATAGATGACCTGTATGAAAAACTTTCCGCCGGCGGTAGTAAACAACCTTGTGGTTGGGTAAAAGATAAGTTTGGTCTATCTTGGCAGATTATTCCGCCTATCTTGGAAAAATATCTATATGATAAAAACCAAGAGAAGGCCGGGAGAGTAACTCAAGCAATGTTGCAAATGCACAAGATAGAAATATCAAAATTGCAAGAAGCTTACGACAAAAACTGA
- a CDS encoding HesA/MoeB/ThiF family protein gives MSPEQKKYFSRQTKLPFLGESGQTGLLQKSALVIGLGGLGSPASLHLATAGVGKIGLWDFDTVELSNLHRQTTFTLSDIGRKKTDTAKEYIQARVPGIQIETFTEFFSERINPSIFNNWDIILDCTDQIQAKYTINRFCIQNSKPLVTASVFRTSAQIAIFSPKGKPCYKCLYPNLEGSELLSCEDGGVLGVQTAIAGLYQASFAIQYLLFPEKSPTHSTFQLEWESPLLYETFLEADPNCTECGSGKKEETLLDEIDLKDWKEWKKDPKYILLDVRESEERKETPIGNSIFSPLSELSINTALSFSNEKIYITICESGIRSQKAAKILKEAGLTAYSLQGGRKILALEEII, from the coding sequence ATGAGTCCGGAGCAGAAAAAGTATTTTTCCAGACAAACTAAACTACCGTTTTTAGGAGAATCGGGCCAAACTGGGCTTCTCCAAAAATCAGCATTGGTGATCGGTCTCGGAGGCTTAGGCTCACCTGCTTCTTTACATCTAGCAACGGCAGGAGTAGGAAAGATCGGTCTTTGGGATTTTGATACGGTAGAATTAAGCAACCTTCATAGACAAACCACATTTACTCTTTCTGACATCGGTAGAAAGAAAACAGATACCGCAAAAGAATATATACAGGCAAGAGTTCCTGGAATCCAAATAGAAACATTTACTGAATTTTTTTCAGAAAGGATAAATCCAAGTATATTCAATAATTGGGATATTATATTAGATTGTACAGATCAGATCCAAGCTAAATATACAATCAATCGATTCTGTATCCAAAATTCCAAACCCCTAGTCACCGCATCCGTTTTTAGAACTAGTGCGCAGATCGCGATCTTCTCACCGAAAGGAAAACCTTGTTATAAATGTTTATATCCGAATTTAGAAGGATCTGAACTTCTTTCCTGCGAAGATGGAGGAGTTCTAGGCGTCCAAACTGCAATCGCAGGTTTATACCAAGCTTCCTTCGCAATACAATATTTATTATTTCCGGAAAAATCCCCTACTCACTCCACATTTCAACTCGAATGGGAATCCCCACTTCTTTATGAAACTTTTTTAGAGGCAGATCCAAATTGCACAGAATGTGGTTCAGGCAAAAAGGAAGAAACTCTCTTAGATGAAATTGACCTGAAAGATTGGAAAGAATGGAAGAAGGACCCGAAATATATTTTGCTCGATGTAAGAGAATCGGAAGAAAGAAAGGAAACTCCGATTGGTAATTCTATTTTTTCACCACTTTCTGAACTTTCTATAAATACCGCGCTTAGCTTTTCTAATGAGAAAATCTATATTACAATTTGTGAATCAGGTATCCGATCCCAAAAAGCAGCTAAAATCCTAAAGGAAGCAGGGCTCACTGCATATTCTTTGCAAGGTGGGAGAAAAATTTTAGCGTTAGAGGAGATTATTTAA
- the hemW gene encoding radical SAM family heme chaperone HemW codes for METKIPVIHKTNRPGIYVHYPFCVHKCSYCDFYSEGIGLEPSPLEENLFSKYKEEVILRLKNFPNYRDLIFDSLFFGGGTPSKASYERYADFIKFLKDNLNLSPDSEITLECNPEDVTPEYLQGLYDAGINRVHVGIQSFLPKNLKFLDRYFDPETYTKTLEALQTCKIKNYGADLMFGVPGQTEAEFYEDANSVLASGVSHISIYALTVEKGTEYSRKVSAGSVSPPSEEIQEKILQDLPNFLRSKGFEQYEVSNYSKPGLFSRHNMKYWTYEYYLGIGPGAHGFLPSGRYSNPRNTSAYINGTGKNPFSYEASDPFEEILISLFRIFLPIDLKDFLDYFPDKKENVLSKLKQKASEGKCILDGTIFQWNPKSVLFLDSEILDLADQEEINPL; via the coding sequence TTGGAAACCAAGATCCCGGTCATACACAAAACAAATAGACCGGGAATCTATGTACATTATCCTTTCTGCGTTCACAAATGTAGCTATTGTGATTTTTATTCGGAAGGTATCGGACTCGAACCTTCTCCCCTCGAAGAAAATTTGTTTTCCAAGTATAAAGAAGAAGTTATACTAAGACTCAAAAATTTTCCGAACTACCGAGACCTAATTTTTGATAGTTTATTTTTTGGCGGAGGAACTCCTTCTAAGGCCTCCTACGAACGATACGCAGATTTTATAAAATTCCTAAAAGATAACCTTAATCTTTCTCCTGATTCTGAGATCACTTTAGAATGTAATCCTGAAGATGTAACTCCGGAATACCTGCAGGGATTGTATGATGCTGGGATAAATAGAGTTCATGTTGGAATCCAGTCCTTCCTACCCAAAAATCTAAAATTTCTAGACAGATATTTCGATCCGGAAACCTATACAAAGACATTAGAAGCATTACAAACTTGTAAAATAAAAAATTACGGTGCGGATCTGATGTTCGGGGTCCCAGGGCAAACGGAAGCAGAATTTTATGAAGATGCAAATTCCGTTCTAGCCTCAGGAGTTTCTCATATCAGCATTTACGCACTCACTGTGGAAAAAGGTACCGAATATAGTAGAAAGGTTTCCGCAGGATCAGTTTCTCCTCCTTCTGAAGAAATACAGGAAAAAATCCTACAAGACTTGCCGAATTTTTTGAGGTCTAAGGGTTTTGAGCAGTACGAAGTTTCTAATTATTCCAAACCTGGACTTTTCTCTCGTCATAATATGAAGTATTGGACTTATGAGTATTATTTAGGAATTGGACCAGGAGCACACGGATTTTTACCTTCAGGTAGATATTCAAATCCCAGAAATACTTCCGCTTATATTAACGGCACAGGAAAAAATCCTTTTTCTTATGAGGCTTCCGATCCATTTGAAGAAATTCTAATTTCTCTCTTTAGGATATTTCTTCCGATTGATCTAAAAGATTTTTTAGATTATTTTCCTGATAAGAAGGAGAATGTACTTTCTAAACTAAAACAAAAGGCCTCAGAAGGAAAATGTATTTTGGATGGTACAATTTTCCAATGGAATCCAAAATCAGTTTTATTTTTGGATTCAGAAATTTTAGATCTGGCGGACCAGGAAGAGATCAATCCACTTTAA